Proteins encoded together in one Tripterygium wilfordii isolate XIE 37 chromosome 14, ASM1340144v1, whole genome shotgun sequence window:
- the LOC120014898 gene encoding pentatricopeptide repeat-containing protein At4g36680, mitochondrial-like: MPYALRLRNFRHLSTSAAAAATVTPPSSISISNAKSRLRSEYDPDKALEIYTSVSKHYSSPLASRYAQEFTVRRLAKARRFSDVESLIESQKSDPKITEEPFLCTLIRSYGIAGMFDQALNTFSQMDSLGTPRTALSFNALLSACNQSRLYDKVPNMFVEIPEKYGLSPDKISYGILVKSFCEAGAPEKAIETLNVMEEKNVEVTAVTFTTILDNLYNKGKSEEAEKLWSERVKKGCELDVAAHNVRIMNAQSGDPEKVKELFEELINAGLKPDTISYNYLMTSYCKSGMMDKAESVYEKLEENGCKPNAVTFRTLISFHCRNEDYEAGYKIFKVSVKRSKIPDFTTMKILVEGLVKVKKMKAAKGLTRTIKKKFPHNLLKSWSKVEQELGLASADTASASADTASTSAEEQEDAA, from the coding sequence ATGCCATACGCTCTCAGACTACGCAACTTCCGTCATCTCTCTACATCGGCCGCCGCCGCTGCCACTGTCACCCCTCCGTCTTCTATCTCCATTTCCAATGCGAAATCCAGACTCAGGTCCGAGTACGATCCTGACAAGGCTCTCGAAATATATACTTCCGTTTCCAAACACTACTCTTCCCCACTTGCCTCTCGCTATGCCCAGGAATTCACCGTTCGCCGTCTCGCCAAGGCAAGGCGCTTCTCCGATGTCGAATCTCTTATTGAGTCCCAAAAATCCGATCCCAAAATTACTGAGGAACCCTTCCTCTGCACCCTCATCCGTTCATATGGTATCGCCGGTATGTTCGATCAAGCCCTCAATACTTTCAGTCAAATGGACTCTCTAGGTACTCCAAGAACCGCTCTTTCTTTCAATGCTTTACTATCTGCATGTAATCAATCAAGGCTATATGATAAAGTTCCGAACATGTTTGTTGAAATTCCTGAGAAGTACGGATTGTCACCTGATAAGATTTCTTATGGGATCTTGGTTAAGTCATTCTGTGAAGCTGGTGCACCCGAGAAGGCAATTGAGACTTTAAATGTTATGGAGGAGAAGAACGTGGAAGTGACTGCTGTAACTTTCACTACTATATTGGATAATCTGTATAACAAGGGAAAGAGTGAGGAGGCGGAGAAGTTATGGAGTGAGAGGGTGAAGAAGGGTTGTGAGCTGGATGTGGCAGCGCATAATGTGAGGATCATGAATGCTCAGTCTGGAGATCCGGAGAAGGTGAAGGAATTGTTTGAGGAGCTGATTAATGCTGGATTGAAACCAGATACAATTAGTTACAATTACTTGATGACTAGTTATTGTAAGAGTGGAATGATGGATAAAGCAGAGAGTGTCTATGAGAAATTGGAGGAGAATGGTTGTAAACCCAATGCAGTAACTTTTAGGACCTTGATAAGTTTTCATTGTAGGAATGAGGATTATGAGGCTGGGTACAAAATTTTCAAGGTGAGTGTCAAGAGGAGTAAGATTCCAGATTTTACTACAATGAAGATTCTGGTCGAGGGCTTGGTGAAGGTGAAGAAAATGAAGGCGGCGAAAGGATTGACCAGAACAATAAAGAAGAAGTTTCCTCATAATTTATTGAAGTCATGGAGCAAAGTTGAGCAGGAGCTTGGTTTGGCTTCTGCTGACACTGCCTCTGCTTCTGCTGACACTGCCTCTACTTCTGCAGAGGAACAAGAGGATGCAGCATAA